Proteins encoded together in one Papio anubis isolate 15944 chromosome 3, Panubis1.0, whole genome shotgun sequence window:
- the KLKB1 gene encoding plasma kallikrein isoform X2 — protein sequence MWMLPEFSPQMLLCVEPSAPIIPAASSLRSIRMHGRSSHKGQYAWLVLKNRNVCFLKTSESGTPSSSTPQENTTSGYSLLTCKKTLPEPCHSKIYPGVDFGGEELNVTFVKGVNVCQETCTKMIRCQFFTYSLLPEDCKEEKCKCFLRLSSDGSPTRITYGTQGSSGYSLRLCNTGDSSVCTTKTSSRIVGGTNSSWGEWPWQVSLQVKLMAQRHLCGGSLIGHQWVLTAAHCFDGLPLPDVWRIYSGILNLSDITKETPFSQIKEIIIHQNYRISEGNHDIALIKLQAPLNYTEFQKPICLPSKGDTNTIYTNCWVTGWGFSKEKGEIQDILQKVNIPLVTNEECQKRYQDYKITQRMVCAGYKEGGKDACKGDSGGPLACKHNGMWRLVGITSWGEGCARREQPGVYTKVAEYMDWILEKTQSSDGNARMQAPA from the exons ATGTGGATGTTGCCAGAGTTCTCGCCCCAGATGCTTTTGTGTGTCGAACCATctgcacctatcatcccagctgcCTCTTCTTTACGTTCTATACGAATGCATGGAAGATCGAGTCACAAAGGCCAGTATGCATGGCTAG ttttaaaaaatagaaatgtttgttttcttaaaacatcTGAAAGTGGCACACCAAGTTCCTCTACTCCTCAAGAAAACACCACATCTGGATACAGCCTTTTAACCTGCAAAAAAACTTTACCTG AACCCTGCCATTCTAAAATTTACCCGGGAGTTGACTTTGGAGGAGAAGAATTGAATGTGACTTTTGTTAAAGGAGTGAATGTTTGCCAAGAGACTTGTACAAAGATGATTCGCTGTCAGTTTTTCACTTATTCTTTACTACCAGAAGACTGTAAGGAGGAGAA GTGTAAGTGTTTCTTAAGATTATCTTCGGATGGTTCTCCAACTAGGATTACATATGGGACACAAGGGAGCTCTGGTTACTCTTTGAGATTGTGTAACACTGGGGACAGCTCTG TCTGCACAACAAAAACAAGCTCACGCATTGTTGGAGGAACAAACTCTTCTTGGGGAGAGTGGCCCTGGCAGGTGAGCCTGCAGGTGAAGCTGATGGCTCAGAGGCACCTGTGTGGAGGGTCACTCATAGGACACCAGTGGGTCCTCACTGCTGCCCACTGCTTTGATGG gctTCCCTTACCGGATGTTTGGCGCATTTATAGTGGCATTTTAAATCTGTCAGACATTACAAAAGAAACACCTTTCTCACAAATAAAAGAGATCATTATTCACCAAAACTATAGAATCTCAGAAGGGAATCATGATATCGCCTTAATAAAGCTCCAGGCTCCTTTGAATTACACTG aatTCCAAAAACCAATATGCCTACCTTCCAAAGGTGACACAAACACAATTTATACCAACTGTTGGGTAACTGGATGGGGCTTCTCGAAGGAAAAAG GTGAAATCCAAGATATTCTACAAAAGGTAAATATTCCTTTGGTAACAAATGAAGAATGCCAGAAAAGATATCAAGATTATAAAATAACCCAACGGATGGTCTGTGCTGGCTATAAAGAAGGGGGAAAAGATGCTTGTAAG GGAGATTCAGGGGGTCCCTTAGCTTGCAAACACAATGGAATGTGGCGTTTGGTGGGCATCACCAGCTGGGGCGAAGGCTGTGCCCGCAGGGAGCAACCTGGTGTCTACACCAAAGTCGCTGAGTACATGGACTGGATTTTAGAGAAAACACAGAGCAGTGATGGAAACGCTCGGATGCAGGCGCCAGCATGA
- the KLKB1 gene encoding plasma kallikrein isoform X1 produces the protein MILFKQATYFISLFATVSCGCLTQLYENTFFRGGDVASMYTPNAQHCQMMCTFHPRCLLFSFLPASSINDMEKRFGCFLKDSVTGTLPKVHRAGAISGHSLKQCGHQISACHRDIYKGIDMRGVNFNVSKVSSVEECQKRCTNNIRCQFFSYATQTFHNAEYRNTCLLKHSPGGTPTTIKVLNNVESGFSLKPCALSEIGCHMNIFQHLAFSDVDVARVLAPDAFVCRTICTYHPSCLFFTFYTNAWKIESQRNVCFLKTSESGTPSSSTPQENTTSGYSLLTCKKTLPEPCHSKIYPGVDFGGEELNVTFVKGVNVCQETCTKMIRCQFFTYSLLPEDCKEEKCKCFLRLSSDGSPTRITYGTQGSSGYSLRLCNTGDSSVCTTKTSSRIVGGTNSSWGEWPWQVSLQVKLMAQRHLCGGSLIGHQWVLTAAHCFDGLPLPDVWRIYSGILNLSDITKETPFSQIKEIIIHQNYRISEGNHDIALIKLQAPLNYTEFQKPICLPSKGDTNTIYTNCWVTGWGFSKEKGEIQDILQKVNIPLVTNEECQKRYQDYKITQRMVCAGYKEGGKDACKGDSGGPLACKHNGMWRLVGITSWGEGCARREQPGVYTKVAEYMDWILEKTQSSDGNARMQAPA, from the exons atgaTTTTATTCAAGCAAGCAacttatttcatttccttgtttGCTACAGTTTCCTGTG GATGTCTGACTCAACTATACGAAAACACCTTCTTCAGAGGTGGGGATGTAGCTTCCATGTACACCCCGAATGCCCAGCACTGCCAGATGATGTGCACATTCCACCCAAGGTGTTTGCTATTCAGTTTTCTTCCAGCAAGTTCCATCAATGACATGGAGAAAAG GTTTGGCTGCTTCTTGAAAGATAGTGTTACAGGAACCCTGCCAAAAGTACATCGAGCAGGTGCAATTTCTGGACATTCCTTAAAGCAGTGTGGTCATCAAATAAGTG CTTGCCACCGAGACATTTATAAAGGAATTGATATGAGAGGAGTCAATTTTAATGTATCTAAGGTTAGCAGCGTTGAAGAATGCCAAAAAAGGTGCACCAATAACATTCGCTgccaatttttttcatatgccacACAAACATTTCACAATGCAGAGTACCG GAACACTTGCCTCTTAAAGCACAGTCCCGGAGGAACACCTACCACTATAAAGGTGCTGAATAACGTGGAATCTGGATTCTCACTGAAGCCCTGTGCCCTTTCAGAAATTG GTTGTCACATGAACATCTTCCAGCATCTTGCCTTCTCGGATGTGGATGTTGCCAGAGTTCTCGCCCCAGATGCTTTTGTGTGTCGAACCATctgcacctatcatcccagctgcCTCTTCTTTACGTTCTATACGAATGCATGGAAGATCGAGTCACAAAG aaatgtttgttttcttaaaacatcTGAAAGTGGCACACCAAGTTCCTCTACTCCTCAAGAAAACACCACATCTGGATACAGCCTTTTAACCTGCAAAAAAACTTTACCTG AACCCTGCCATTCTAAAATTTACCCGGGAGTTGACTTTGGAGGAGAAGAATTGAATGTGACTTTTGTTAAAGGAGTGAATGTTTGCCAAGAGACTTGTACAAAGATGATTCGCTGTCAGTTTTTCACTTATTCTTTACTACCAGAAGACTGTAAGGAGGAGAA GTGTAAGTGTTTCTTAAGATTATCTTCGGATGGTTCTCCAACTAGGATTACATATGGGACACAAGGGAGCTCTGGTTACTCTTTGAGATTGTGTAACACTGGGGACAGCTCTG TCTGCACAACAAAAACAAGCTCACGCATTGTTGGAGGAACAAACTCTTCTTGGGGAGAGTGGCCCTGGCAGGTGAGCCTGCAGGTGAAGCTGATGGCTCAGAGGCACCTGTGTGGAGGGTCACTCATAGGACACCAGTGGGTCCTCACTGCTGCCCACTGCTTTGATGG gctTCCCTTACCGGATGTTTGGCGCATTTATAGTGGCATTTTAAATCTGTCAGACATTACAAAAGAAACACCTTTCTCACAAATAAAAGAGATCATTATTCACCAAAACTATAGAATCTCAGAAGGGAATCATGATATCGCCTTAATAAAGCTCCAGGCTCCTTTGAATTACACTG aatTCCAAAAACCAATATGCCTACCTTCCAAAGGTGACACAAACACAATTTATACCAACTGTTGGGTAACTGGATGGGGCTTCTCGAAGGAAAAAG GTGAAATCCAAGATATTCTACAAAAGGTAAATATTCCTTTGGTAACAAATGAAGAATGCCAGAAAAGATATCAAGATTATAAAATAACCCAACGGATGGTCTGTGCTGGCTATAAAGAAGGGGGAAAAGATGCTTGTAAG GGAGATTCAGGGGGTCCCTTAGCTTGCAAACACAATGGAATGTGGCGTTTGGTGGGCATCACCAGCTGGGGCGAAGGCTGTGCCCGCAGGGAGCAACCTGGTGTCTACACCAAAGTCGCTGAGTACATGGACTGGATTTTAGAGAAAACACAGAGCAGTGATGGAAACGCTCGGATGCAGGCGCCAGCATGA